ACTGATAtaaataatttatttattttgaaagatTCATCCTTGtttaaggaaataaataaataacctttTTATACGGAGCAATAGTAAAGTTTGTCAATATTGGTGCTTATGGTAGAGTGGACATATGATGAGAATGAATGAGGACACTTTGTGAAAAGAGTATGTATATGAGGGCAAGATTAAGGGAGGGGGTGTTAGGGAGACCACCAGTGAAATGGATTAATAGTGGATGAGTATTGGAGAGTGAGTTCGTAGATGAGgaagtgtgctgagagggagtgccagaaagGGGGAAAGTGGAGACACTTTGGTCGTGGCCACACCCTTGAGGGAGATTCCCGTGAGGGAGCACAGCATCTGATGAATGTAAATAGATAGAATAGTTAAGTTGTGATTCAGTCATTTGAATAACTGTGATATTATTAACTCAAACCTGTAGTGTTGATGTAACACTGTGACCAGCAGCCACAGTGATGGATGGAGGTGAACTGCCTTGTGGGATGGTTGTAGTCTGTTCAGAAGCCACCACCATGTTATGGTGCAGCAGGTGGTCCATATAGTCAGTGGTACCATTCAGTATACTGCTCTCACAAGGTACAAGCCCCTCTACCTTCACCAAGGTACTGCCAGACTCAGGAACCTCTCTTAGATGGGAGATGTTTTCTGCCACACATCCACTTTGCACAGCCTCTTCTGCCAGTCCTGTGGTGACCATAATTGGTTCATCTCCAACATTGAAACTCTCAATAATTTCAACATTTTCTAGTAGTAGATCATCCTGCACCCCAACGTACTGCTGAACATCCTGGCTGATCAGAGGGTAAGTAATATTGTTTCTCTCATCTAAATGAGTCACAGTATTCTTGGGTGCTCCTGTCTCCCCCACACACGGATTTACAGAGTAAGTAGTAACTTGAGTGTTATCTGGCAAAGACTGTGAAGACCATGGGAACAATTCACTCTGACTTCCAGGCAGCTGCTGTGCTTCACAGACATGTGGGACGGTTGTGACAACAACTGAAGGAGAGGAATGCAAAGTTACAGTTGGATTCTGTGGTTCCCTGCAGCTTATAAGACTTTCACTTTTGATGGCATGGTCCCTCCCCAGATTATTCACAACCTGTTTATGAATCATGGGCTTATCACAGCTGACTGTTAGTCTACTACTGTGTGTAGAGATCCTAGTGGGTGGGTCCTGGTGACTCACTACTTTTGTTAGCACCCTTGGCCCCTCTGGTGCAGGAGACACTGCCTTGGTGGTGGTCTCCATGGTACTTACTGGCACAGTAATGGGTACTGTCAGCTTGTTGGATCCACTATTAGTAATCTCAGGTACTGAACCTCTGCTCAGAACACTTATGACCTGAGGTGGATGAACTGatgcatgctgactgctctttggGATAAGGGAGGCACTGGCCCGATACACCTTGGCCAGTCGTCCATCATGGCTGTGCACATATTCAACTACATACAGACCTTGACTGTTACTAGTACTGGTTTTGACATCTGGCTGAACACATGAAGCAGTGGACATAGCATCAGTACCTGGCTTACCATAGGATTTTATGGGCTTTTTAACAGCAAACCAATCAAAATTATTCCCAGGGTCAGGCTGCTGCTGAATGGTTCCTGAAGCATCTACCTCATGACCATTATTGGTGCAGGTTCTGAGCTCTGGGTGACCACATGAGGGAGTAGACAAGGCTTCATGGTGGTCACCAGTACCACTACCTGGTCTACCATAACACCTGACAGGCTTCTTAACGGTGAACCAGTCAAGATTGCTTCCTGAATCAGAGTGCTGCTGAAGGGTTCCTGGAGCACCTGCCTCTTCATTGACATTATCCATGCCTGAGCAGATGGTTATTACTTCCTCAGGACTTATATGGTCTCCAACTAGCTCTTTACAGCCAGTGTCCAAGTTAGTTACTTCACCTTTTATCTGATTCTGAGGACCTTCCAAAATCTCTCCATCAACCTGATCCTCTGGAATGGTTAGTTCAGAGGCCATCTCCAAGCTTTTAAGGTCTATGTTGATAGTATTCCAAGAGGATCTGATGTTGACCTTTGGCAATGTATTATGCTCTGGTGGAGGTTGGAAGACATATGTCCGCAGGTCCCCTACACCTTCCATCACAACCTCTTCCTCCACAATTTCTTGACTGGAAGCATGTTTATCAACTTGCAGGCCATTTCCCTGTAGATGACCTTCCCATTCCTTGACCTGCTCTACATTACTTGTGTCTGGAAGAACCCTTTTGGACTTGACAAAAAGCCCTGTTTTGCCATTGGTTATCTGTTGCATCTCAACAGGTATCTCCATACTGTTCAATGGTACCTGGTAACTCCCTGCCACACCTTGCAACTTTCTGGACTGAAGAACCTCGCCATaactcaccccttcctcttcctcctcttcctcctcctcatcttcttcctcctcttcctcttcctcacggtCTCCCTCCTCAAAGTCAGTCCACACCTGTTCTTCCTCCATCTGGGCTGCAGCTTCTGGACTGATGATTTTGAGGGGCTGCCGTGGTCTTCGGGGTTTGCGGCCTTGAGATTTCTTCATGCGGTCAGCCTCCTCCTGGGAAAGAATGATGATTGTCCCCTGCGTGGTGAGCAGCTTGCCATGGCGAGTCCGCAAGTGTCTCTTGTAAGTGTTTCGAGTCTTGAATCTGTGAAAGttataaagatgaagaggaatcCAGGAATGTGGATGACTAATAAGCCAAAGTGAAACATTAGACAAGATATAAATTTTATAAATGGcatattttttcctattatatATCAGTACCTTGGCAGCAGCACTATTACTACTGAAAAAATCCAGCAATTACATCTTAATTCAAAGTTAATTAAAAGCTTTTCTTTGTTATCATTCAAGAGGAATAATATAAGCAAGTgtataataagaagaaaatggagatctCTACAGCAGAGACTTGCTTGGGAAAACTGAAGTCTATCCATTAGAATAGGTAAAGTCCAACCACATACCTCATAAGGCAGTCTGAACACTCATAGGGCGACTCGCCAGTGTGGCGGCGACGGTGTTCCTTGAAGTGGGATGGGTGACGGAACTTGCGACCACAGTCACTGCAGGTGAAACGCGTCTGGTTGGTGTGTATCAACATGTGGTAGTTGAGCGAGTGTTGCCGTGTGAAGACAGCCTCACATATCCggcactcatatggacggatgccTGTAAATGGGAAGCATAATGGGTGAGTCGAGGTGAGGAACACACTGTAGAAGTAGTGATGTGCCATATGTTTCTTAAGAGTTATGTACGTGGAAGTTCTGTTATTTTAAGTATACTGATTCAAGAAGGTCTATACAAAGTTCCCAGAAGGAATAGGGCATCAACAACTAAAGAATGGGTAGATTACAATATTAGTAATGATGAAGTGCAGTGTGGTGCTACACCTTTCTGTCAGTACCTGCATGACTGCGGTAATGTGACAGCAGCGTGGATGGGGCAGTGAAGAGGCGTGGAGGGTGGCAAATCTTACACTCTAGTGTCTCCAAGGCCATCACAGACTGGGACCGGATTTCATTTATGAGTTTCAGGGCCATCTCCTTCTCTGCCTGAAAGTATTAGTCACAAAAAATCACATCACACTTCTATATTATCTAACTTTATACATTATTGTGACATTCATACAAAATATCTAAAGTTTGTTTTATATATtggattataattattattgtagtTTAAGTTTAAAAAtttcaagaaaataaatgaacttCATTACCCTCAACATGTTTCCTGCACTAACTGGGATAGCTAAGTGACAGGAAACCATGGGCAGCAGCTGACCAAGAACAGCcatgagaaagaaaaattattTTAACCACAGGAAGACTGGCTTATTAAAAGGGCTTATTCCAAGGCTAATCATCAAACAAATGGTGCTTAAAAGCTAGTTAAAGAACAATGACCAATCATCATACTTGCAGCCCCTATAAAGTACTGCCACTCTATCTCAGcattaaaacaaaacacacaggtCAAAAGGTGTATGCATGACTCACTTTGCTTTGTCCAATAAACTTCGCCCGTCCCTTGGGCTTCTTACGCACTTTATACTCATCCCTTTCAATCACTTTCTCCACACCCTCCATTTCCCCAGAGGGATTGTTGTGGTCATACACCACAGGTAGGTCCGCTGTGAAAAGGTAGCGTTTAAGTTTTGTACCAGATATGGGAATTAAGGACACAAGTTTCTATATTCTACTGTGAATTATGAGAGGTGAGGACATATCTTCTCTGTCACAAGAAATTACATCAGGAAAATGGGGTTACCAAAGATGATGATCTAGTCAAGACATGTATGAAGACATTCTTAATCACCACTGGGAACTGACAGATCAGTTCTCAATAAAAAGCATATAAGCAAAATGTTATGAATCAAAGGTCAATAATAAAAGCTGTACAGGTACCTCtcaatttacacttttttttttttttacagcagaggaagcagctcaagggcaaaaacttCAAAACACAATATCCTGCTAGGTGCTGCTcctggaaagaaaataaaacaggaggCCAAAGAGAAAGGGTCAATTTCAGATGGTGAAGTGTCTTGATATCCCTCtattgaaagagtttaagttgtaggtaggaggaaatacagacataaggctgttccagagtttaccagcaaaagggatgaaagaatgaagatgctggttaactcttgcctaagggatgtggatagcatagggatgagcaagagtagaaagtagtGTGCAGCGGGCCACAGGAGGgacggaggcatgcagttagcaagttcagaagagtagtcagcatgtAGATTGAGAGGCAATATCATGGCAGAATTTAAGAagtaaaagactgtcagtaagaggagggagttACTGAGATAAAGAGGATgttgagaggcagagacaaaagaattcaaccaagcagggtgtcagcacaaagGCGAAGTTGataaggacaacaggaggcactctATCGGCTTATTAATATTGTGCTAAACCAAATTCACGTATTTGAAATGCATAAAATGAAAGGTACCTGTATATAGTTGCAATCTAGTATGCAGTGTACTTAGTTTAACCAATTAAGCACACTGCATTTAAGTTTGTAACTATATAAATATagctttttctcttattctttgatAAGCATGCTGCATTATAGCTTGGAACTTTGTACTTAATGGCAGGCTAGACATACCAACAACATGCCAGAACCACACCAATTAGTCTATTACCTGAGCGCATTACTTTGTAATGTTGGTCAGGTGTAAACTCAACTTCACAGCCCACCACTGGCAAAGGTGTTCCTGCACTGCCACAGCCTTGTGCCATCTGGAAGAGATAATTACTACCCattaagaatatgaaaaaatggtCCTTATGCAATCACAAAATAGGCATTCTAAAATATATAGTCATATCCTTTAAGACCCGTGTGAAACTATTTTGATATAATCCTGAAGCATCTTTCCTATCCTCTTATGATAGTCTTTATTGTTTGAAATCTCATCTGTTGGGCTGCTTCAcagttgtaaaaaaatataacaataaaagaaagcaatTTAAATCATTCTAAAATCACATAAACCAACTAAATTAAATATGTGAGGTACTAACAATGCCTCCCTGAAGCTCCTCATTCATATGTTGGTGGAGTAAGGTTGACTGGTCCTCTGGCAGATTCTCTTCCTTGACTTGCAGGCAGCTAACTGATCCATCAACtctgcctcctcctactccacctctatTCCAAGCAACCTACAGAAAAATGGTAGTGTATTTCAAGATACAAGCAATCCCCAAATTACAAACACAACTGGTCCCTGAAGGTCTTTCATAAGTTGCTGTTTTTCGtaagtaaacacacacatcagcagcagcagcaacaaataAATgggtggaaaaaaatgaaagtctgAAAGGAAGGAGCAGCTGGATGGGCTGCCCACCAACTGCCCAAGCCAGGATTCGAACCTAAGCCTGTGGATCCACAGCTAGGCGTAACACTTGTAATCATTAGACCACAGATACTTTGAAGAAAATATACATCAGAGAGAAGCTAAGATTCTGTGTGAACAAAATAAACATGACTATTCGTTACCTGGTAGGAGGCCTGTGGATGGTGCTTGTGAGAACCCTCTCGTGCAGGTTGTTCCCAAGTTTTGGTATCCCTCTGTTCCCCTGTGTCCCACTTCAGAGGGGAGACCCTGAGATACCCATGGTCATGTGACACAACCTGCTGGATGGGTGGCCTCTCTATTTCCCTCTTAACTTCTAATGGGATTATTGCAGTCTGAAAATTATAAGACATTATAAGCTGATAACCATAAACCAGCTACCACCTTGTGACCATGGAAACAAAGCATCAATTTTTTGCATTGCACAGCATGTGAATAAGACACAGCCTCTCACAGACTCCAAGAGATATACTAACCCCAACCACAGGCTTCACATCAgaactgttgttgttgctgtcattGCTGTCACCTGCAGGAACAGGAGGGCTGGTAGCTGCCTTCACCTTCTTAGCACGGACTTTCACCTCACGGCCATTTTCCAGCTTTCTCTTTGGTTTCGTCTCACCCACAAACAGCTCCTCATTGATCTCCTCTACATTCACACTGGCTTGGGGAAAAATGTTGCTTTTCCTATCACTAGTTGCCTGGGcatcatcctttttcttcacaacttcattttctttctccttgcttgACAGCACAACTTTCTTCGACTTGCTACAAACTTCTGCTCGTAACTGTGTCTTTGGGGACCCCGAAGACTTATTGGCTCGGGCATGACCTGTGTTGCCACGTTTCTTCCCTCCTGATGTGTCCTGCTGTGAGAGGCGCCTCTTACGTGCTGGTATTGACTCTAACAGGTAACTCTGCCGGCTCTGAATACCTGCAACAACACAGAAAATTAGGAAAGGTAGGCAAATGCATCAGCACCCATTTGTTGAATATAAAATATTACTAAGAAAATTTCAGGGAATATAAAATTAAATTATACAGCATGAAAGTAACTAGTTATAGGAGGAAAATtaattactccccccccccccccccccacacacaaaaaaaaaaaaaaaaaaaaaaaaaaagtgcttaaCTCAAATACTACTGTATCTAATAACTAGGTAAAACTTGAATTAATTCAAAGATGACTAACCGACACTCAGAGAAGAAAACCAATGAAAGAAGCTCATTTCCTGtacaacacaaaataaataattgTGCTGCCTCAAGTTCCTTACGTAATTGTAATTTATTAGTACATTTCTGTCCACAGTTTACTTCCCCCCTTGTTTATTCAACTTTTTGTCCATCAACGTAAGCTCAAGAGGTGCCAATAAGACTAATGTTACTGAACTTACTCTTGTGCACCTCCAGGAGGGACTTGAGGTGAGCCTGAAGGTGTGTTTTCATGCCACTCCTGGCCTTGTGCTCACTCCCAAAGCTCTGGAAGAATTTTGAGCAAGCCGCAGGCAGCATTCCACACGTGTAAGTAAAGCGCTTCCACATCTCATTTGATTCACACTCAGCAAACAGTTTGAGAAGGAGGTAGTCTGTCATCCCAGACACCTGGTCAAGGGTCAAAAGGTCATAGTCACTGGGTCGCCGACTTGTAGTGCTGCTAGCCTGTAGGGTGATAGGAATGATCAGCACACTTGTTGTGAAAAGGggaatcatcatcattatcattgttgctCTCACCACATTTTTCACATGACCAGGATGGGAAGTTAAGTTTATGGAAACAAAAACCACTTTATTTATAGTCAGGTAAGGTAATACTGCTTGGTGATAAGGTTCACCTGACAAATTTACACATGATCAAAGGGTACTGTACTCTCATATCTTGACAAAGGCAAAAGGGTCCTAAATAACCTAAGATCAAATAGCAAGACAGTACAAGACATTATGGGTTTAGGTCAATCCTGTACAAATACAAATAGCTTAGGACACAAACCTTCACCCGGCAAGTCTGAGCAGTGTCAGTGACAGAGGGGTCAGTGTGAAGGGTGACAGATGCCACCTCAGCCAGCATATTCAGCATTGAGAGAGCATCTGGCCCAGCACAGCTCACTCCACCTGTCCTCACCCCTTTGGCTGGGGAGCGGGTGCGAGGGCTGGAGACAGGGGAGTCTTCTCGCAGGGGAGACATACTTTTGGGATCTGAAATAGTAGTAAATGAAAATTAAACCATCCAACTGATCATCTTTGTACTCCTCCCTTACTGCTGCTGTACCAACTGTTCCTGCTTCTAATATCCTAATATCCATAGAATCTTGAAAAGCAATACCTAATAACtagaactactattactactactacaacaactactactaccgctacaacAGGTACTACTAATACTCATCTAAAACAAACCCTCaaccagtggtgggcacggttccgctaatccactaaccgctaattagcgaagctaactctTTCGTTAGCTGCTTAGCGTTTTCGCTAAGgctggaaacagttagcggaccagttagcttccgctaaatgtagtttctcctccgctaactttacgTCCACtaaaaaaattcatacaggtttgttcttgtccattgtgggcagacacagcaccagttgagccacacaGCGCATTAATTCCaaggcttccacttttgggtaaattacaccttaaagtagggtaattggacaattattagggacacttttgggtatttttgggtaatgcatcttccatttccaactctttgaactcgtgatttaataacaagaatttgatATTTCCCACCTGACAAAAACTTATATGTCTacgctacaacatattgaaatttcaggtctgtttttaagggttttataaccaaaatactaaaccgaagctaaatccatataaaaaagttagcggttagagGTTAGTGTTAGCtttcactaatttctttatcagtttagcggtttagcgtaagcaAAGCCAACTGTTTAGTTAATGGATTACCAGTTGGCAAAGCTAACTTTtcagttagcggtgcccaccactgccctCAACTAAAACCAATACTACTAATACaattactacttactactacaactactactactactactactacaactaatactactaataccattaataataataataataataataataataatgataataataataataatgtctaaGAGCAAGACACAAGGCATGAAACAGGTGTTTATATTTACAGAACGAAAAACAAGACATTTGTGACTGAAGCTTGAAAATGATTACACTTGCCCAAAGAAAGTTCTTGTCCTCATTTATCTCACAATCTTCATGTTTTGCTTCCTTAGGCCTTTCACACCTTTGAAAATACAATGCCATGAGAGAATATGTCACTAGCTTCTCTTAGATTATATATTCAATTTCCTTAGAAAATAACAAACAGGTATTAGAGCATATAATTATTTGTTATATTATATATGTGATTATTGT
Above is a genomic segment from Eriocheir sinensis breed Jianghai 21 chromosome 7, ASM2467909v1, whole genome shotgun sequence containing:
- the LOC126994653 gene encoding uncharacterized protein LOC126994653 isoform X1; protein product: MGYAPRVRVKDLARVVQVRSTFSHTSLPPPLHSPADPKSMSPLREDSPVSSPRTRSPAKGVRTGGVSCAGPDALSMLNMLAEVASVTLHTDPSVTDTAQTCRVKASSTTSRRPSDYDLLTLDQVSGMTDYLLLKLFAECESNEMWKRFTYTCGMLPAACSKFFQSFGSEHKARSGMKTHLQAHLKSLLEVHKSIQSRQSYLLESIPARKRRLSQQDTSGGKKRGNTGHARANKSSGSPKTQLRAEVCSKSKKVVLSSKEKENEVVKKKDDAQATSDRKSNIFPQASVNVEEINEELFVGETKPKRKLENGREVKVRAKKVKAATSPPVPAGDSNDSNNNSSDVKPVVGTAIIPLEVKREIERPPIQQVVSHDHGYLRVSPLKWDTGEQRDTKTWEQPAREGSHKHHPQASYQVAWNRGGVGGGRVDGSVSCLQVKEENLPEDQSTLLHQHMNEELQGGIMAQGCGSAGTPLPVVGCEVEFTPDQHYKVMRSADLPVVYDHNNPSGEMEGVEKVIERDEYKVRKKPKGRAKFIGQSKLLPMVSCHLAIPVSAGNMLRAEKEMALKLINEIRSQSVMALETLECKICHPPRLFTAPSTLLSHYRSHAGIRPYECRICEAVFTRQHSLNYHMLIHTNQTRFTCSDCGRKFRHPSHFKEHRRRHTGESPYECSDCLMRFKTRNTYKRHLRTRHGKLLTTQGTIIILSQEEADRMKKSQGRKPRRPRQPLKIISPEAAAQMEEEQVWTDFEEGDREEEEEEEEDEEEEEEEEEGVSYGEVLQSRKLQGVAGSYQVPLNSMEIPVEMQQITNGKTGLFVKSKRVLPDTSNVEQVKEWEGHLQGNGLQVDKHASSQEIVEEEVVMEGVGDLRTYVFQPPPEHNTLPKVNIRSSWNTINIDLKSLEMASELTIPEDQVDGEILEGPQNQIKGEVTNLDTGCKELVGDHISPEEVITICSGMDNVNEEAGAPGTLQQHSDSGSNLDWFTVKKPVRCYGRPGSGTGDHHEALSTPSCGHPELRTCTNNGHEVDASGTIQQQPDPGNNFDWFAVKKPIKSYGKPGTDAMSTASCVQPDVKTSTSNSQGLYVVEYVHSHDGRLAKVYRASASLIPKSSQHASVHPPQVISVLSRGSVPEITNSGSNKLTVPITVPVSTMETTTKAVSPAPEGPRVLTKVVSHQDPPTRISTHSSRLTVSCDKPMIHKQVVNNLGRDHAIKSESLISCREPQNPTVTLHSSPSVVVTTVPHVCEAQQLPGSQSELFPWSSQSLPDNTQVTTYSVNPCVGETGAPKNTVTHLDERNNITYPLISQDVQQYVGVQDDLLLENVEIIESFNVGDEPIMVTTGLAEEAVQSGCVAENISHLREVPESGSTLVKVEGLVPCESSILNGTTDYMDHLLHHNMVVASEQTTTIPQGSSPPSITVAAGHSVTSTLQV
- the LOC126994653 gene encoding uncharacterized protein LOC126994653 isoform X2 — translated: MGYAPRVRVKDLARVVQVRSTFSHTSLPPPLHSPADPKSMSPLREDSPVSSPRTRSPAKGVRTGGVSCAGPDALSMLNMLAEVASVTLHTDPSVTDTAQTCRVKASSTTSRRPSDYDLLTLDQVSGMTDYLLLKLFAECESNEMWKRFTYTCGMLPAACSKFFQSFGSEHKARSGMKTHLQAHLKSLLEVHKSIQSRQSYLLESIPARKRRLSQQDTSGGKKRGNTGHARANKSSGSPKTQLRAEVCSKSKKVVLSSKEKENEVVKKKDDAQATSDRKSNIFPQASVNVEEINEELFVGETKPKRKLENGREVKVRAKKVKAATSPPVPAGDSNDSNNNSSDVKPVVGTAIIPLEVKREIERPPIQQVVSHDHGYLRVSPLKWDTGEQRDTKTWEQPAREGSHKHHPQASYQVAWNRGGVGGGRVDGSVSCLQVKEENLPEDQSTLLHQHMNEELQGGIMAQGCGSAGTPLPVVGCEVEFTPDQHYKVMRSADLPVVYDHNNPSGEMEGVEKVIERDEYKVRKKPKGRAKFIGQSKAEKEMALKLINEIRSQSVMALETLECKICHPPRLFTAPSTLLSHYRSHAGIRPYECRICEAVFTRQHSLNYHMLIHTNQTRFTCSDCGRKFRHPSHFKEHRRRHTGESPYECSDCLMRFKTRNTYKRHLRTRHGKLLTTQGTIIILSQEEADRMKKSQGRKPRRPRQPLKIISPEAAAQMEEEQVWTDFEEGDREEEEEEEEDEEEEEEEEEGVSYGEVLQSRKLQGVAGSYQVPLNSMEIPVEMQQITNGKTGLFVKSKRVLPDTSNVEQVKEWEGHLQGNGLQVDKHASSQEIVEEEVVMEGVGDLRTYVFQPPPEHNTLPKVNIRSSWNTINIDLKSLEMASELTIPEDQVDGEILEGPQNQIKGEVTNLDTGCKELVGDHISPEEVITICSGMDNVNEEAGAPGTLQQHSDSGSNLDWFTVKKPVRCYGRPGSGTGDHHEALSTPSCGHPELRTCTNNGHEVDASGTIQQQPDPGNNFDWFAVKKPIKSYGKPGTDAMSTASCVQPDVKTSTSNSQGLYVVEYVHSHDGRLAKVYRASASLIPKSSQHASVHPPQVISVLSRGSVPEITNSGSNKLTVPITVPVSTMETTTKAVSPAPEGPRVLTKVVSHQDPPTRISTHSSRLTVSCDKPMIHKQVVNNLGRDHAIKSESLISCREPQNPTVTLHSSPSVVVTTVPHVCEAQQLPGSQSELFPWSSQSLPDNTQVTTYSVNPCVGETGAPKNTVTHLDERNNITYPLISQDVQQYVGVQDDLLLENVEIIESFNVGDEPIMVTTGLAEEAVQSGCVAENISHLREVPESGSTLVKVEGLVPCESSILNGTTDYMDHLLHHNMVVASEQTTTIPQGSSPPSITVAAGHSVTSTLQV
- the LOC126994653 gene encoding uncharacterized protein LOC126994653 isoform X3 is translated as MKTRRKTHKTDEKDADPKSMSPLREDSPVSSPRTRSPAKGVRTGGVSCAGPDALSMLNMLAEVASVTLHTDPSVTDTAQTCRVKASSTTSRRPSDYDLLTLDQVSGMTDYLLLKLFAECESNEMWKRFTYTCGMLPAACSKFFQSFGSEHKARSGMKTHLQAHLKSLLEVHKSIQSRQSYLLESIPARKRRLSQQDTSGGKKRGNTGHARANKSSGSPKTQLRAEVCSKSKKVVLSSKEKENEVVKKKDDAQATSDRKSNIFPQASVNVEEINEELFVGETKPKRKLENGREVKVRAKKVKAATSPPVPAGDSNDSNNNSSDVKPVVGTAIIPLEVKREIERPPIQQVVSHDHGYLRVSPLKWDTGEQRDTKTWEQPAREGSHKHHPQASYQVAWNRGGVGGGRVDGSVSCLQVKEENLPEDQSTLLHQHMNEELQGGIMAQGCGSAGTPLPVVGCEVEFTPDQHYKVMRSADLPVVYDHNNPSGEMEGVEKVIERDEYKVRKKPKGRAKFIGQSKLLPMVSCHLAIPVSAGNMLRAEKEMALKLINEIRSQSVMALETLECKICHPPRLFTAPSTLLSHYRSHAGIRPYECRICEAVFTRQHSLNYHMLIHTNQTRFTCSDCGRKFRHPSHFKEHRRRHTGESPYECSDCLMRFKTRNTYKRHLRTRHGKLLTTQGTIIILSQEEADRMKKSQGRKPRRPRQPLKIISPEAAAQMEEEQVWTDFEEGDREEEEEEEEDEEEEEEEEEGVSYGEVLQSRKLQGVAGSYQVPLNSMEIPVEMQQITNGKTGLFVKSKRVLPDTSNVEQVKEWEGHLQGNGLQVDKHASSQEIVEEEVVMEGVGDLRTYVFQPPPEHNTLPKVNIRSSWNTINIDLKSLEMASELTIPEDQVDGEILEGPQNQIKGEVTNLDTGCKELVGDHISPEEVITICSGMDNVNEEAGAPGTLQQHSDSGSNLDWFTVKKPVRCYGRPGSGTGDHHEALSTPSCGHPELRTCTNNGHEVDASGTIQQQPDPGNNFDWFAVKKPIKSYGKPGTDAMSTASCVQPDVKTSTSNSQGLYVVEYVHSHDGRLAKVYRASASLIPKSSQHASVHPPQVISVLSRGSVPEITNSGSNKLTVPITVPVSTMETTTKAVSPAPEGPRVLTKVVSHQDPPTRISTHSSRLTVSCDKPMIHKQVVNNLGRDHAIKSESLISCREPQNPTVTLHSSPSVVVTTVPHVCEAQQLPGSQSELFPWSSQSLPDNTQVTTYSVNPCVGETGAPKNTVTHLDERNNITYPLISQDVQQYVGVQDDLLLENVEIIESFNVGDEPIMVTTGLAEEAVQSGCVAENISHLREVPESGSTLVKVEGLVPCESSILNGTTDYMDHLLHHNMVVASEQTTTIPQGSSPPSITVAAGHSVTSTLQV
- the LOC126994653 gene encoding uncharacterized protein LOC126994653 isoform X4, with translation MSPLREDSPVSSPRTRSPAKGVRTGGVSCAGPDALSMLNMLAEVASVTLHTDPSVTDTAQTCRVKASSTTSRRPSDYDLLTLDQVSGMTDYLLLKLFAECESNEMWKRFTYTCGMLPAACSKFFQSFGSEHKARSGMKTHLQAHLKSLLEVHKSIQSRQSYLLESIPARKRRLSQQDTSGGKKRGNTGHARANKSSGSPKTQLRAEVCSKSKKVVLSSKEKENEVVKKKDDAQATSDRKSNIFPQASVNVEEINEELFVGETKPKRKLENGREVKVRAKKVKAATSPPVPAGDSNDSNNNSSDVKPVVGTAIIPLEVKREIERPPIQQVVSHDHGYLRVSPLKWDTGEQRDTKTWEQPAREGSHKHHPQASYQVAWNRGGVGGGRVDGSVSCLQVKEENLPEDQSTLLHQHMNEELQGGIMAQGCGSAGTPLPVVGCEVEFTPDQHYKVMRSADLPVVYDHNNPSGEMEGVEKVIERDEYKVRKKPKGRAKFIGQSKLLPMVSCHLAIPVSAGNMLRAEKEMALKLINEIRSQSVMALETLECKICHPPRLFTAPSTLLSHYRSHAGIRPYECRICEAVFTRQHSLNYHMLIHTNQTRFTCSDCGRKFRHPSHFKEHRRRHTGESPYECSDCLMRFKTRNTYKRHLRTRHGKLLTTQGTIIILSQEEADRMKKSQGRKPRRPRQPLKIISPEAAAQMEEEQVWTDFEEGDREEEEEEEEDEEEEEEEEEGVSYGEVLQSRKLQGVAGSYQVPLNSMEIPVEMQQITNGKTGLFVKSKRVLPDTSNVEQVKEWEGHLQGNGLQVDKHASSQEIVEEEVVMEGVGDLRTYVFQPPPEHNTLPKVNIRSSWNTINIDLKSLEMASELTIPEDQVDGEILEGPQNQIKGEVTNLDTGCKELVGDHISPEEVITICSGMDNVNEEAGAPGTLQQHSDSGSNLDWFTVKKPVRCYGRPGSGTGDHHEALSTPSCGHPELRTCTNNGHEVDASGTIQQQPDPGNNFDWFAVKKPIKSYGKPGTDAMSTASCVQPDVKTSTSNSQGLYVVEYVHSHDGRLAKVYRASASLIPKSSQHASVHPPQVISVLSRGSVPEITNSGSNKLTVPITVPVSTMETTTKAVSPAPEGPRVLTKVVSHQDPPTRISTHSSRLTVSCDKPMIHKQVVNNLGRDHAIKSESLISCREPQNPTVTLHSSPSVVVTTVPHVCEAQQLPGSQSELFPWSSQSLPDNTQVTTYSVNPCVGETGAPKNTVTHLDERNNITYPLISQDVQQYVGVQDDLLLENVEIIESFNVGDEPIMVTTGLAEEAVQSGCVAENISHLREVPESGSTLVKVEGLVPCESSILNGTTDYMDHLLHHNMVVASEQTTTIPQGSSPPSITVAAGHSVTSTLQV